From a single Populus trichocarpa isolate Nisqually-1 chromosome 17, P.trichocarpa_v4.1, whole genome shotgun sequence genomic region:
- the LOC7467890 gene encoding transcription initiation factor IIB-2 isoform X1 encodes MARNGEIDDYRDYCKDCKANTYIVLDHCTGDTICSDCGLVLESCYIDEIAEWRTFNDDNNDKDPNRVGYNVNPLLSQGNLKTLISNNKGDHAIPRWQDGVSNSDRVLLQGFDIIEIIANRLGLVRPIKDRAKEIFKKIEEQKTCVMRKRDSICAACLFISSRENKLPRTLNEISSVVYGVTKKEINKAVQSIKRHVELEDMGTLNPSELVRRFCSNLGMKNHAVKAVHEAVEKIQDVDIRRNPKSVLAAIIYTITQLSDEKKPLRDISLAADVAEGTIKKSFKDISPHVSRLVPKWYAREEDIRRIRIPRNCGAKQLN; translated from the exons ATGGCCAGAAATGGAGAGATCGATGACTATAGGGATTACTGTAAGGATTGCAAGGCAAACACTTATATTGTTCTTGATCACTGCACTGGGGACACAATCTGCAGCGACTGTGGATTAGTTCTTGAATCTTGCTACATCGATGAGATTGCAGAATGGCGAACCTTCAACGATGATAACAACGATAAAGATCCGAATCGTGTCGGTTATAACGTAAACCCTCTTTTAAGCCAAGGCAACCTAAAAACCTTAATCTCCAACAACAAGGGTGATCATGCAATTCCCAGGTGGCAGGACGGTGTATCAAACTCTGATAGGGTTCTCCTCCAAGGTTTTGacattattgaaattattgcTAATAGGTTAGGACTTGTGCGGCCCATCAAGGATAGGGCTAAAGAGATATTCAAGAAGATAGAAGAACAGAAAACTTGCGTTATGAGGAAGAGGGATTCAATCTGTGCGGCCTGTTTGTTCATATCTAGTAGAGAGAATAAGTTGCCGAGGACATTGAATGAAATAAGCAGTGTTGTTTATGGGGTGACCAAGAAGGAAATTAACAAAGCTGTACAGTCTATAAAGAGGCACGTAGAGTTGGAGGATATGGGGACCTTGAATCCTAGTGAACTTGTAAGGAGGTTTTGTTCAAATCTTGGAATGAAAAATCATGCTGTCAAGGCTGTGCACGAAGCTGTTGAGAAAATTCAAGATGTTGATATAAGGAGGAACCCTAAGTCCGTGTTGGCTGCCATTATTTACACAATCACTCAGCTTTCTGATGAGAAGAAACCTCTTCGAG ATATCTCATTGGCAGCTGATGTTGCAGAAGGGACCATCAAGAAGTCCTTCAAAGACATATCTCCTCATGTTTCCAGGCTAGTACCAAAATGGTATGCCAGAGAGGAGGATATCAGGAGAATCCGAATCCCTCGAAATTGTGGTGCCAAGCAACTCAATTAA
- the LOC7467890 gene encoding transcription initiation factor IIB isoform X2, producing the protein MARNGEIDDYRDYCKDCKANTYIVLDHCTGDTICSDCGLVLESCYIDEIAEWRTFNDDNNDKDPNRVGYNVNPLLSQGNLKTLISNNKGDHAIPRWQDGVSNSDRVLLQGFDIIEIIANRLGLVRPIKDRAKEIFKKIEEQKTCVMRKRDSICAACLFISSRENKLPRTLNEISSVVYGVTKKEINKAVQSIKRHVELEDMGTLNPSELVRRFCSNLGMKNHAVKAVHEAVEKIQDVDIRRNPKSVLAAIIYTITQLSDEKKPLRV; encoded by the exons ATGGCCAGAAATGGAGAGATCGATGACTATAGGGATTACTGTAAGGATTGCAAGGCAAACACTTATATTGTTCTTGATCACTGCACTGGGGACACAATCTGCAGCGACTGTGGATTAGTTCTTGAATCTTGCTACATCGATGAGATTGCAGAATGGCGAACCTTCAACGATGATAACAACGATAAAGATCCGAATCGTGTCGGTTATAACGTAAACCCTCTTTTAAGCCAAGGCAACCTAAAAACCTTAATCTCCAACAACAAGGGTGATCATGCAATTCCCAGGTGGCAGGACGGTGTATCAAACTCTGATAGGGTTCTCCTCCAAGGTTTTGacattattgaaattattgcTAATAGGTTAGGACTTGTGCGGCCCATCAAGGATAGGGCTAAAGAGATATTCAAGAAGATAGAAGAACAGAAAACTTGCGTTATGAGGAAGAGGGATTCAATCTGTGCGGCCTGTTTGTTCATATCTAGTAGAGAGAATAAGTTGCCGAGGACATTGAATGAAATAAGCAGTGTTGTTTATGGGGTGACCAAGAAGGAAATTAACAAAGCTGTACAGTCTATAAAGAGGCACGTAGAGTTGGAGGATATGGGGACCTTGAATCCTAGTGAACTTGTAAGGAGGTTTTGTTCAAATCTTGGAATGAAAAATCATGCTGTCAAGGCTGTGCACGAAGCTGTTGAGAAAATTCAAGATGTTGATATAAGGAGGAACCCTAAGTCCGTGTTGGCTGCCATTATTTACACAATCACTCAGCTTTCTGATGAGAAGAAACCTCTTCGAG TTTAA
- the LOC7467891 gene encoding uncharacterized protein LOC7467891 yields the protein MGTILMPGATLGILQQKNINFVSSLCLVHHHSLIFPPARTRKRRLLSNGNWNRKSRTVVFSTVDDSNDSSADMVDDDNGFMLRGTEDLVIEENELVATKKALSEARARQEAIEKERDQLLEELAQSQAKQQEHVATILRDKEVAITELEAAKSLFHNKLQDSVEEKFTLESKLVLAKQDAVELAVQVEKLAEIAFQQATSHILEDAQRRVSAAETSAAEAAFHIEEQVRIATEGTILSIVEQSKDAIEKALDVAEKAGDYATRAVAVFTDGINPVDEIASVQSENIKLQGIVNDLESQLLITRNEIAKLKVELEQVNAQAKTSELHAEDAEKALLEFQESNREMTIQREEEINSLLEKMKKDAAEKKKAASKAFKAQLESIKAAIKAAKETAHSRNEAYMRRCEALQRSLRASEAASKMWKHRAEIAESLLLKEEEDEDAIYIVNGGRIDLLTDDDSQKWKLLSDGPRRETPHWMARRIRSIRPKFPPRKIDVSEALTSNFRPLDLPKPDEVWSIAQEKLKERDTLIEHVIEKETIEKKRKALERALQRKTIQWQKTPEETKLEPGTGTGREIVFQGFNWESWRKQWYLDLAPKAADLSRCGVTAVWLPPPTESVAPQGYMPSDLYNLNSAYGSVEELKHCVEEMHSQDLLALGDVVLNHRCAQKQSPNGVWNIYGGKLAWGPEAIVCDDPNFQGNGNPSSGDVFHAAPNIDHSQDFVRRDIKDWLNWLRNDIGFDGWRLDFVRGFSGTYVKEYIEASNPAFAIGEYWDSLAYEQGSLCYNQDVHRQRIVNWINATGGTSSAFDVTTKGILHSALHNQYWRLIDPQGKPTGVMGWWPSRAVTFLENHDTGSTQGHWPFPRDKLTQGYAYILTHPGTPTIFYDHFYDFGFRDVITELIEARRRAGIHCRSSVKIYHANNEGYVAQIGDTLVMKLGHFDWNPSKENNLDGSWQKFVDKGSDYQLWLRQ from the exons ATGGGAACCATTTTGATGCCCGGGGCCACATTGGGGATCCTCCAacagaaaaacattaattttgtttcaagtttGTGTCTTGTTCACCACCATTCTCTCATCTTTCCTCCTGCGCGAACAaggaaaag GAGACTGTTGAGTAATGGCAACTGGAATCGGAAGTCGAGAACCGTTGTTTTTTCAACTGTG GATGATTCCAATGACAGCTCTGCTGATATGgttgatgatgataatggttTTATGTTACGAGGAACTGAGGACTTGGTGATAGAAGAAAACGAATTAGTTGCAACTAAGAAAGCTCTTTCTGAGGCTCGGGCCAGACAGGAAGCcattgaaaaagaaagggatCAGTTGCTTGAAGAGTTGGCTCAGTCCCAGGCGAAACAACAAGAGCATGTTGCTACCATATTGCGTGACAAGGAAGTTGCTATTACAGAACTTGAGGCTGCCAAATCTCTGTTCCACAATAAGCTTCAGGATTCGGTGGAAGAGAAGTTCACCTTAGAATCTAAACTGGTTTTAGCAAAACAAGATGCTGTTGAACTTGCTGTACAAGTTGAAAAGTTGGCAGAGATTGCTTTCCAGCAGGCAACATCTCATATACTTGAAGATGCCCAGCGGAGAGTATCAGCTGCTGAAACTTCTGCTGCTGAAGCTGCCTTTCATATTGAAGAACAAGTTAGAATTGCAACTGAAGGCACCATATTGTCAATTGTCGAACAGTCAAAAGATGCTATAGAGAAGGCCCTGGATGTGGCAGAAAAAGCTGGTGACTATGCTACAAGAGCTGTGGCAGTCTTTACTGATGGAATTAATCCTGTTGATGAGATTGCATCTGTTCAATCAGAAAATATTAAGTTACAAGGAATTGTAAATGATCTGGAATCTCAACTACTGATCACAAGAAATGAGATAGCTAAGTTGAAGGTGGAGTTAGAACAGGTCAATGCACAAGCAAAAACATCTGAACTCCATGCTGAAGATGCTGAGAAAGCTCTGCTTGAATTTCAGGAGTCAAACAGGGAAATGACTATCCAGCGGGAAGAGGAAATCAACTCTTTGCtggagaaaatgaagaaagatgcTGCTGAAAAAAAGAAGGCTGCATCCAAGGCATTTAAGGCTCAGTTGGAAAGCATCAAGGCTGCTATCAAAGCTGCCAAAGAAACAGCACATTCAAGAAATGAGGCTTACATGAGAAGATGTGAAGCATTGCAGAGATCATTGAGGGCCTCTGAAGCTGCTTCAAAGATGTGGAAACACAGAGCAGAAATTGCAGAGTCACTATTATTAAAGGAGGAAGAGGATGAAGATGCCATCTATATAGTCAATGGTGGGCGTATAGACCTTTTGACAGATGATGATTCACAGAAATGGAAACTGTTGAGTGATGGTCCTCGTAGAGAGACACCTCACTGGATGGCGAGGAGGATAAGAAGCATCCGTCCCAAGTTTCCGCCAAGAAAGATTGATGTATCTGAAGCATTGACATCAAATTTTAGACCACTGGACCTGCCCAAACCTGATGAAGTGTGGTCAATTGCTCAAGAAAAGCTTAAGGAAAGGGATACACTTATTGAACATGTAATTGAGAAAGAAACAATAGAGAAAAAGCGAAAGGCTCTAGAACGTGCTCTTCAACGGAAGACCATACAATGGCAGAAGACCCCTGAGGAAACAAAATTAG AGCCAGGAACTGGAACAGGACGTGAGATTGTG TTTCAAGGTTTCAATTGGGAAAGTTGGAGAAAGCAGTGGTACCTGGATTTAGCTCCTAAAGCTGCTGATTTATCTCGATGTGGAGTAACAGCAGTTTGGCTCCCTCCACCAACAGAATCTGTTGCCCCTCAAG GTTATATGCCTTCTGATCTCTACAACTTGAACTCTGCATATGGTTCTGTGGAAGAACTGAAACACTGCGTAGAGGAAATGCATTCTCAAGATCTTCTG GCCTTGGGAGATGTTGTACTCAATCATCGATGTGCGCAGAAACAG AGTCCAAATGGTGTTTGGAACATTTATGGTGGAAAGCTTGCATGGGGTCCTGAAGCAATTGTGTGTGATGATCCAAATTTCCAGGGTAACGGAAATCCATCAAGTG GTGATGTCTTCCATGCTGCTCCAAACATTGACCATTCCCAGGACTTTGTGAGAAGAGATATAAAGGATTGGCTAAATTGGCTTCGAAATGATATTGGTTTTGATGGTTGGCGCCTTGACTTTGTAAG GGGCTTCTCTGGCACATATGTTAAAGAATATATTGAAGCTTCAAATCCTGCGTTTGCTATTGGAGAATACTGGGATAGTTTAGCTTATGAACAAGGTAGCTTGTGCTACAATCAAG ATGTTCATCGGCAGAGGATAGTCAATTGGATCAATGCCACAGGAGGTACTTCTTCAGCGTTTGATGTCACCACAAAG GGAATACTGCACTCTGCTCTGCACAACCAATATTGGAGACTAATCGATCCCCAAGGAAAACCAACTGGAGTGATGGGATGGTGGCCCTCACGTGCTGTCACTTTTTTGGAGAACCATGACACAGGATCAACTCAG GGTCATTGGCCATTTCCTCGAGATAAGCTGACACAAGGATATGCATACATTTTAACCCATCCAGGAACG cCCACAATATTTTATGATCACTTCTATGATTTTGGCTTCCGCGATGTCATCACTGAGCTTATTGAGGCTCGAAGACGGGCTGGGATCCATTGTCGGAGCTCTGTCAAGATATACCATGCGAACAATGAAGGTTATGTTGCACAAATAGGTGATACACTAGTGATGAAGCTTGGACATTTTGATTGGAACCCCTCAAAGGAAAATAATCTGGATGGAAGTTGGCAAAAATTTGTGGACAAAGGATCAGATTATCAATTGTGGTTGAGACAATAG
- the LOC7467892 gene encoding ribosome biogenesis protein WDR12 homolog — translation MGTGMDMDSDVEERRVQVRFITKLKPPFKVPNTSIAIPANLTRLGLSTIVNSLLKAGDDEWESQPFDFLIDGELVRLPLEQFLLAKGISAEKVLEIEYTRAVVLQKEDEPSLHDDWVSAVDGSCPRFILTGCYDNLGRVWKAAGECTHILEGHGGAITSVSVVNSEGTDSVTVATASKDETLRLWKFDTEEHLDQPSKIRAFKILRGHNAPVQSVAAEASGSMICSGSWDCTINLWRTNESDTEGDLVSIKKRKVKNKAGESQLEGGALSTLVGHTQCVSSVYWPEPNTIYSASWDHSVRRWDVEMGKDLSNIFCGKALHCLHVGGEGSALIAAGGSDPILRVWDPRKPGTSAPIYQFSSHNSWISACKWHSESLFHLLSASYDGKLMLWDLRTAWPLAIIDSHEDKVLCADWWKGDSVISGGVDSKLRISSGVSVL, via the exons atgGGCACGGGCATGGACATGGACAGTGATGTAGAAGAGAGGCGAGTTCAAGTACGATTTATAACAAAATTGAAGCCACCCTTTAAAGTCCCAAATACTTCAATTGCTATCCCTGCTAATCTCACCCGTCTTGGTCTCTCCACTATCGTCAATTCCCTCCTCAAAGCCG GGGATGATGAATGGGAATCGCAACCGTTTGATTTTCTGATTGATGGGGAATTGGTTCGCTTGCCACTTGAACAGTTTCTGCTTGCCAAGGGCATTTCTGCG gagAAGGTATTGGAAATTGAATACACAAGGGCGGTAGTCCTGCAGAAAGAGGATGAGCCTTCTTTACATGATGACTGGGTCAGTGCTGTTGATGGTTCTTGTCCACG GTTCATTTTGACTGGCTGCTACGATAATCTTGGGAG GGTGTGGAAAGCTGCTGGGGAATGTACTCATATATTAGAGGGACATGGTGGTGCAATTACTTCTGTCAGTGTTGTTAACTCAGAAG GGACTGATAGTGTTACTGTAGCCACTGCCTCAAAAGATGAAACTCTGAGGCTGTGGAAG TTTGATACAGAGGAGCATTTAGATCAGCCTTCAAAGATCAGGGCCTTCAAAATTTTGCGTGGGCATAATGCACCTGTTCAAAGTGTTGCAGCAGAGGCTTCTGGAAGCATG ATTTGTTCTGGTTCCTGGGACTGTACAATCAATTTATGGCGGACAAACGAGTCTGATACTGAGGGTGATTTAGtatcaattaaaaagagaaaagtgaAGAACAAAGCTGGAGAGTCTCAGTTGGAG GGGGGGGCTTTGTCTACACTTGTGGGCCATACTCAATGTGTATCCTCGGTCTATTGGCCAGAACCCAATACAATTTATTCTGCATCCTGGGATCATTCTGTTAGAAGATGGGATGTTGAGATGGGCAAAGATTTGTCGAACATA TTCTGTGGGAAAGCCCTCCACTGCTTGCATGTTGGAGGTGAAGGTTCTGCCCTTATTGCTGCTGGTGGCTCTGACCCTATCCTTAGGGTATGGGATCCACGAAAACCAG GAACTTCTGCTCCTATTTATCAGTTCTCTTCACATAATTCTTGGATTTCGGCATGCAAGTGGCATTCTGAATCGTTGTTTCATCTGCTTTCTGCATCTTATGATGGGAAACTCATGTTGTGGGATCTAAGAACTGCG TGGCCTCTGGCTATTATTGATTCACATGAGGACAAG GTGTTATGTGCTGACTGGTGGAAAGGTGATAGTGTGATCAGTGGTGGGGTGGACTCGAAGCTCCGCATATCCTCTGGAGTTTCTGTGCTATGA